The following are encoded together in the Culex pipiens pallens isolate TS chromosome 1, TS_CPP_V2, whole genome shotgun sequence genome:
- the LOC120429181 gene encoding uncharacterized protein LOC120429181 — MSKEEMQRRKRVEPGSGRKECSEDEDEEGRDWGEESTREETAGRRLVRIGTIRRRNEGRNWRQRRKKEAAKKKAKRPQGPPPPDFAALLMLAEQLEPVKLKTPLGSLEKKKKEPERLMTKQEKREHEERMAYLQEKKIRDGIRNDPKLSE; from the coding sequence ATGTCAAAGGAGGAAATGCAAAGGCGAAAGCGCGTTGAACCGGGTTCAGGAAGAAAAGAATGCTCCGAGGACGAGGATGAGGAAGGACGGGACTGGGGGGAAGAGAGTACGAGGGAGGAAACGGCCGGAAGGAGGTTGGTCCGGATCGGTACGATCCGGAGGAGGAACGAAGGAAGGAATTGGAGGCAAAGGCGAAAGAAGGAAGCTGCGAAGAAGAAGGCCAAACGACCGCAGGGACCTCCTCCGCCGGATTTCGCCGCGCTGTTAATGCTGGCCGAACAGTTGGAACCGGTCAAGCTTAAGACGCCACTGGGTTCGTTggagaaaaagaagaaggaaCCGGAACGGTTGATGACTAAGCAGGAGAAGAGAGAGCACGAAGAGAGGATGGCTTACTTGCAGGAGAAGAAGATCCGGGACGGGATACGGAACGATCCGAAGCTGTCGGAGTAG